Proteins from a single region of Hermetia illucens chromosome 3, iHerIll2.2.curated.20191125, whole genome shotgun sequence:
- the LOC119650745 gene encoding probable Rho GTPase-activating protein CG5521 isoform X2 → MFTKKSHIDVKKSTLKIQDCKKDSATRLRHLKTILDFVDIDEAKSLFETNYSHVYYILYDTFVQAETNLRQRVHKAHREELDGSLWLLEKILCFLPELLARRWQCHSLSRLMGKLLHTGNSAKLRKDGVRYFLLWYQALGDNAPAEVHAMFAELVPGLMTPHKGLSGPSEIEFSAGDILNHPNMKGDLGGSVFHDTSVHPVQSGEICPLLPPSTNERTAAPDPRDGVEILLNSMVHTVACLRWRENTIQKHMKSFSFLLQRFKEVYLPLFCPGFDYETSIYNPKLDLPAMRTIHKREEVMSCCVVVLINWISRFTHEKRTNNRLDNIQIDDDTSDHSSFLSHMKYLGFTQDQIVRDVLYSTRDNINFVHEVYRQAFLLGFTSKSQIEAMRTAIVVYRDWMAGDPPPPFLLEPEENPSENGTPPRGQRLRTDSYVGAITRENLIIRAGLQNFLQVFVTNAANVFLVNTSHLNISIPSKSRDYRSSPLNEQTDICKKVLNVYRTMVMNTPMEPKTWEQLLIVLLQITSIILNQPQPSNSKSSNLGGRLGQAIFQTLIVTWIRAHTNVPVNVHLWEKFLGVLTSLTHREELIIEWDKTMQTLTRVLARYVYNLNLQDLPLDRLAESKGKRKRFGSVWQSSSSKESRGLTSAQSNDQKRNISDDQQREDISGPSSTNHHSSSQHRSAPGTPSLNRSYSEGSLAPARKSRARRRQKGSLKIPTLPTSVEHSLNLMLSHSPVEISISTETLNSSRLSHHGDSLRRTMSLDTLQGNKKSREVADDEIESGRASRSPSPTASSGIEGGSIKDSPMQIDVLAGDGSSADAPDESISSSGRRSIILGGSASGWLPDVAAIMWKRMLGSLGDVNSIPKPELHAQVFKYLVEMTTNLIRIKKNQGISTDNQSTPPPPDLIPPVGIAAPWCYGALLLDSHFKKGKLWALQLLCMLANHKAVTGSEQLPLFYKVLHTSLTGEDRDMLYAVLKHLEGSRFLSLLLPGHTLLLLDLVHASAILLTSFETGKHTPRAEVAGLLGSLLCFPQSVLPKPVLQPSEQMDLMECPDIQDHILNIVLRCARREPSSKARCIALCQLGQWVLLKLSRPTYQKRGFSQAVPRPASASNKESNMTFNSRIKEVIQVLLQALQFKHRTIAIAAADALKLCAERGKELASIERLPHLIITAICTALEIQNVFNPKDADKNVITSLILCLGEFCMAFPLNLLLEPVADDKNESLMLIVLRVLHNVAAGSTSDRIKLLTADEDFDMLITLDDVSDGKAIEATYQTSETTNNCKLAIRLCAKAVALHLVTHLGHFPMGIGAARLSSLVEEQDDANFGMIQSTMVDQKSTTRDSVELSAPQVLNAQYIQLFMLTSGLVASFVELPALKLPGGGATAGLVTAEKQVRVLLRDLSGKACWDASILYSEPKSSEPKCQSNEKMDNQSNPRSFHLGKTNKLLPSSNGVPLDPLTSTVGIEITSARHTLRHRPPSQLPTAQDIAPDLDQLDDLLQYIGHTSPECLANVSSNLNMPGPSPLGPQLEAQTISIILNQRNVEQDYIHKQNQALLGGRDRPLMIDKRYDSLSYESANTSLSRTDIPFQYCRLLFSHLGLAGWERRTRTHLLKRTEKLLRELRNVDIQKCRETHKMAVIYVACGQEDKNSILKNTCGSSTYEMFVSALGWEIELESHNGFLGGLPRQGCGATAPYFATPFLEVIYHVATRMPSDTPESTLSKTRHLGNDEVHIVWSEHYREYRRDILPTEFCDVLIVVYPLKNGLFRVTVNRKPDVPWFGPLADESVVSGTCLASLVRATAINASRAKRSSLPFFQQYYEERHRSLDTVSSRYKESTTFEEFATRVYNPIPSSFSTLGNQSVGGAPLAAALIDHHRSSLKGWHQHYDTALKDIAPTQTVLAPIESSSPRPLRKLHPFKSVPRKIASHQQGGTPPESPTLPNRKFK, encoded by the exons ATGTTTACGAAGAAGTCACACATTGACGTGAAAAAGTCAACATTGAAAATCCAAGATTGTAAGAAGGATTCGGCGACTCGGCTCCGACACCTGAAAACAATACTAG attttgttgaCATTGATGAAGCCAAATCGCTATTCGAGACTAACTATAGCCATGTCTACTACATTTTGTATGATACTTTCGTTCAAGCTGAAACTAATCTAAGGCAAAGAG TTCATAAAGCTCACAGAGAAGAACTTGACGGATCACTATGGCTCCTCGAGAAGATCCTTTGTTTTCTACCAGAACTATTGGCACGCCGTTGGCAATGTCATTCGCTCAGTCGATTAATGGGAAAATTGTTGCACACTGGAAACAGTGCCAAATTGCGAAAAGACGGAGTCAG ATATTTTCTGCTATGGTACCAAGCACTTGGAGATAATGCTCCTGCAGAAGTGCATGCAATGTTTGCAGAGCTCGTTCCCGGGCTAATGACACCGCACAAAGGATTAAGTGGCCCAtcagaaattgaattttcagctGGCGATATATTGAACCATCCGAACATGAAAGGTGACCTCGGTGGATCGGTATTCCATGATACAAGCGTCCATCCTGTACAGAGCGGCGAAATTTGCCCACTATTGCCTCCATCAACGAATGAAAGAACTGCCGCGCCAGATCCACGAGATGGTGTTGAGATCCTCTTAAATTCGATGGTTCACACTGTGGCCTGTTTAAGATGGCGTGAGAATACTATTCAAAAGCATATGAAAAGCTTTTCATTCCTTCTGCAACGCTTCAAAGAAGTTTATTTGCCTTTATTTTGCCCCGGATTCGATTATGAAACGTCGATTTATAACCCAAAATTAGATCTACCTGCAATGCGAACAATTCACAAACGCGAAGAAGTTATGAGTTGTTGTGTGGTTGTTCTAATCAACTGGATCTCACGATTCACGCATGAGAAACGGACAAATAATCGCCTTGACAACATCCAGATTGATGACGACACCTCAGATCATTCGAGTTTCCTTTCCCATATGAAATATTTAGGCTTTACCCAAGATCAGATTGTGCGCGATGTATTGTATTCAACAAGGGATAATATAAATTTCGTCCATGAAGTCTATCGTCAAGCGTTCCTTCTTGGTTTCACATCAAAATCGCAAATAGAGGCGATGCGCACGGCAATTGTGGTCTACCGCGATTGGATGGCAGGCGATCCACCACCACCTTTTCTTCTGGAGCCTGAAGAAAATCCCTCAGAAAATGGAACTCCGCCACGTGGCCAACGGCTGCGCACCGATTCTTATGTCGGTGCGATAACCAGAGAGAATCTCATCATTCGCGCAGGACTTCAAAATTTCCTCCAAGTTTTTGTTACGAATGCAGCTAACGTTTTTCTCGTTAACACTagtcatttgaatatttcaattcCATCCAAGTCACGAGACTACCGTTCATCACCTTTGAACGAACAAACCGATATTTGCAAGAAGGTGTTAAATGTATATCGGACGATGGTCATGAACACTCCAATGGAACCGAAGACTTGGGAGCAGTTGCTTATAGTTTTGCTCCAGATTACATCGATAATACTGAATCAGCCGCAACCATCGAATTCGAAATCCAGCAATTTGGGTGGTCGCCTCGGGCAGGCCATCTTTCAAACTTTAATTGTGACTTGGATTCGAGCTCATACCAATGTTCCGGTGAATGTGCACCTATGGGAAAAATTCTTGGGTGTTTTGACATCGTTGACGCATCGTGAAGAACTCATCATAGAGTGGGATAAAACAATGCAAACGTTAACTCGCGTGTTGGCCCGCTATGTCTACAATTTGAATCTTCAGGACTTACCCCTTGATCGTCTAGCGGAAAGCAAAGGTAAACGAAAACGCTTTGGCAGTGTTTGGCAATCATCTTCGTCAAAAGAAAGCCGAGGCCTAACTTCAGCACAATCAAATGATCAGAAACGCAACATTTCGGATGATCAACAACGAGAGGATATTTCCGGACCCAGCTCGACAAATCATCACAGTTCTAGTCAACATAGGAGTGCACCAGGAACTCCATCGCTTAATCGCAGCTATAGTGAAGGCAGCCTTGCACCAGCTCGAAAATCACGCGCTCGTAGACGACAAAAGGGATCGCTCAAAATTCCAACGCTTCCAACAAGTGTTGAACACTCCCTGAATCTGATGTTGTCGCATTCGCCGGTTGAAATAAGCATCAGTACAGAAACATTGAACTCTTCTCGTTTATCACATCATGGAGACAGCCTCCGTCGGACAATGTCTTTGGACACATTGCAAGGTAACAAAAAGAGTCGCGAAGTAGCAGATGATGAAATAGAGAGTGGTCGAGCTTCTCGTTCACCCTCACCTACAGCCTCCAGCGGAATCGAAGGAGGATCAATTAAAGATTCGCCAATGCAAATAGACGTGTTAGCTGGAGATGGATCAAGTGCTGATGCACCAGATGAGTCCATTTCTTCTAGTGGTCGAAGATCAATAATTTTAGGTGGCAGCGCTAGTGGTTGGCTCCCGGATGTGGCAGCTATAATGTGGAAGAGGATGCTTGGTTCATTGGGAGATGTTAATTCCATTCCAAAACCCGAACTTCATGCACAAGTCTTTAAATATCTGGTTGAAATGACAACAAATTTGATACGAATCAAGAAGAACCAAGGCATTTCCACCGACAACCAAAGCACTCCCCCTCCACCGGATTTGATTCCACCAGTAGGAATTGCTGCACCCTGGTGTTATGGGGCCCTACTCCTCGACTCGCACTTCAAAAAGGGTAAATTGTGGGCCTTGCAGTTGCTTTGTATGCTGGCGAATCATAAGGCGGTGACGGGATCAGAGCAACTGCCACTTTTCTATAAAGTTCTGCACACTTCGCTAACTGGGGAAGATAGAGACATGCTCTATGCAGTCCTCAAGCACCTAGAGGGTTCAAGATTTTTGAGCCTGCTTCTTCCTGGTCACACTTTGTTGCTACTAGATCTAGTTCACGCTTCTGCTATTCTGTTAACTTCGTTCGAAACGGGCAAGCACACTCCACGCGCTGAAGTTGCTGGTCTGCTTGGATCATTGCTATGTTTCCCACAATCTGTCCTTCCAAAGCCGGTGCTTCAACCATCCGAACAAATGGACCTCATGGAGTGTCCAGACATACAAGATCATATACTAAATATAGTTCTACGTTGTGCCCGCCGCGAACCGTCCTCGAAAGCTCGATGCATTGCCCTTTGTCAGCTTGGACAATGGGTTCTACTTAAACTGTCTCGACCAACGTATCAAAAGCGTGGATTCTCGCAGGCTGTTCCACGTCCTGCAAGCGCTTCGAACAAAGAAAGTAATATGACGTTCAACTCTCGAATCAAGGAAGTTATCCAAGTTCTCCTGCAAGCTTTACAATTTAAACATAGAACTATAGCGATTGCTGCTGCTGATGCCCTTAAACTTTGTGCAGAGCGAGGCAAGGAATTAGCGTCAATTGAGAGGTTGCCGCATTTGATAATAACTGCAATTTGCACAGCGTTGGAAATTCAAAACGTTTTCAATCCTAAAGATGCGGATAAAAATGTCATCACTTCGTTGATTCTATGTCTTGGAGAATTTTGTATGGCATTTCCCTTGAATTTACTTCTGGAGCCAGTTGCGGACGATAAAAACGAGAGTTTGATGTTAATTGTATTGCGGGTCCTACACAATGTCGCTGCCGGGTCAACTTCAGATAGAATTAAACTGCTTACAGCTGACGAAGACTTCGACATGCTTATTACGCTGGATGATGTCTCGGATGGAAAGGCGATAGAAGCCACATACCAAACATCTGAAACAACGAATAATTGTAAACTTGCAATACGATTATGCGCTAAAGCTGTGGCATTGCATCTGGTCACGCACTTGGGTCATTTCCCCATGGGAATCGGAGCAGCCCGCTTAAGTTCGTTGGTGGAAGAGCAAGATGATGCGAATTTCGGAATGATCCAATCGACTATGGTGGATCAAAAGAGTACCACTCGTGATTCCGTGGAACTCTCTGCACCGCAAGTGCTAAACGCCCAATATATCCAATTGTTTATGTTGACCAGTGGCCTTGTAGCAAGTTTCGTCGAATTGCCTGCCTTAAAATTACCGGGTGGTGGTGCTACTGCGGGGTTAGTGACGGCCGAGAAGCAAGTTCGAGTACTTCTTCGTGATTTGAGTGGTAAAGCTTGTTGGGATGCATCTATTCTGTATAGCGAACCGAAGAGTTCGGAACCCAAGTGCCAATCTAACGAAAAGATGGACAATCAATCAAATCCGAGGTCATTCCATCTGGGAAAAACAAATAAGCTTTTGCCAAGTAGTAACGGGGTTCCGTTGGATCCGCTAACATCTACAGTAGGAATTGAAATCACATCTGCACGGCATACATTACGACATAGGCCTCCATCACAACTGCCCACTGCTCAGGACATAGCACCGGATCTCGACCAGTTGGATGAt CTCCTACAATACATTGGTCACACCAGCCCTGAATGCCTAGCGAATGTGTCTTCAAATTTAAACATGCCTGGTCCAAGTCCCTTGGGTCCACAATTGGAAGCCCAAACGATTTCAATAATCCTCAATCAGCGTAATGTGGAACAGGATTACATACATAAGCAAAACCAAGCGTTGTTAGGCGGCCGCGATCGACCGTTGATGATAGATAAACGATATGACAGTTTATCATACGAATCGGCAAATACGAGTCTCTCTAGGACGGACATACCGTTCCAATACTGTCGCCTTCTATTCAGTCACTTGGGCCTGGCTGGTTGGGAGCGGCGTACACGGACGCATCTACTTAAGCGCACGGAAAAATTACTCCGAGAACTTCGCAACGTTGATATTCAAAAGTGTCGTGAGACACATAAAATGGCTGTGATATATGTAGCATGTGGACAGGAGGATAAGAATAGCATACTAAAAAATACATGCGGGAGTAGTACTTATGAGATGTTTGTGTCAGCTTTAGGATGGGAAATAGAATTGGAATCGCATAATGGATTTCTGGGTGGTTTGCCGCGGCAAGGTTGTGGAGCTACTGCGCCTTATTTTGCGACACCATTTTTGGAG GTCATATATCACGTTGCAACTCGTATGCCCAGCGATACACCCGAATCGACTTTGTCAAAAACAAGACATTTGGGCAATGATGAAGTGCATATTGTGTGGAGTGAACATTATCGTGAATATCGTCGAGATATCCTACCAACAGAATTTTGTGATGTGCTCATTGTGGTCTACCCACTTAAAAATGGTCTTTTCCGAGTGACCGTTAACAGGAAACCTGATGTACCATGGTTTGGTCCTTTGGCAGATGAAAGTGTTGTGAGTGGAACGTGTTTAGCGAGTTTGGTTCGAGCAACAGCAATCAACGCGAGTCGAGCGAAACGGTCATCATTACCATTTTTCCAGCAATA CTATGAGGAACGCCACAGATCACTGGATACTGTCTCGAGCCGTTACAAAGAGAGTACCACCTTTGAAGAGTTTGCAACGAGAGTTTACAATCCCATTCCGTCGTCTTTTTCAACACTTGGTAATCAATCCGTAGGGGGTGCACCTTTAGCAGCAGCGCTTATTGATCATCATCGCTCTTCACTAAAAG GCTGGCATCAACATTACGATACGGCTCTGAAAGACATCGCCCCAACACAAACCGTTCTGGCACCCATTGAAAGTTCATCACCCCGCCCACTAAGGAAGCTGCATCCCTTCAAATCGGTACCAAGGAAGATTGCTTCTCACCAACAAGGAGGCACACCACCGGAGAGTCCGACTTTGCCCAATCGTAAATTTAAATAG